A single region of the Solwaraspora sp. WMMD791 genome encodes:
- a CDS encoding heavy metal translocating P-type ATPase: MTCASCAARIEKKLNRMAGVTATVNYATEKATVTIDDPAVTADALIATIESTGYTAQLPPPPSRPAADRSDDVDRPVDANPVDAELRPLRTRVRVSLALSVPVVVLAMVPAWQFTYWQWASLALAAPVVVYGGLPFHRAAWTNLRHGAATMDTLVSMGTLAAFGWSLWALFLGDAGMPGMSHPFSLAVDRSMATASIYLEVAAGVTTFLLIGRYVEARAKRRAGAALRALLELGARDVTVLRDGAQVRVPIDQLVVGDQFVVRPGEKIATDGVVTDGSSAVDVSMVTGESVPVEVGVGDPVVGATVNVGGRLVVTATRIGADTQLAQMARLVEQAQAGKAAVQRLADRISGVFVPVVILLAAGTLGYWLGTGAGPTVAFTAAVAVLIIACPCALGLATPTALLVGTGRGAQLGILIKGPETLESTRRVDTVLLDKTGTVTTGRMTLVDVHPAAGEDHATLLRRAGAVEAASEHPVARAVARSAADHGPLPDVRDFANLPGLGVRGTVEGDTVLVGRPALLATEGLRVPAELTVAATAAEATGQTAIMVGWAGAARGVLAVADVVKPTSRQAVAALRQLGLEPVLLTGDNATVARAIADQVGIDRVVAEVLPAEKVAAVRRLQADGKVVAMVGDGVNDAAALAQADLGLAMGTGTDAAIEASDITLVRGDLTAAVDAVRLSRRTLRTIRVNLFWAFAYNVAALPLAAAGLLNPMIAGAAMALSSVFVVTNSLRLRRFRTGGVEHRPLPADRVTDRPAAGRGQPAATR, translated from the coding sequence ATGACCTGCGCATCCTGTGCGGCCCGGATCGAGAAGAAGCTCAACCGGATGGCCGGTGTCACCGCGACCGTCAACTACGCCACCGAGAAGGCGACCGTCACCATCGACGATCCCGCGGTGACGGCCGACGCACTGATCGCCACCATCGAGAGCACTGGCTACACCGCGCAGCTACCGCCGCCGCCCAGTCGACCGGCGGCGGACCGGTCCGACGACGTCGACCGGCCGGTCGACGCGAACCCGGTCGACGCCGAGTTGCGGCCGCTGCGGACCCGGGTCCGGGTCTCGCTGGCGCTCAGCGTGCCGGTCGTCGTCCTGGCGATGGTGCCGGCCTGGCAGTTCACCTACTGGCAGTGGGCGTCGCTGGCACTGGCCGCCCCGGTCGTGGTGTATGGCGGTCTGCCGTTCCACCGGGCCGCCTGGACCAATCTGCGGCACGGCGCGGCGACCATGGACACCCTGGTCTCGATGGGCACCCTCGCGGCGTTCGGCTGGTCGCTCTGGGCGTTGTTCCTCGGCGACGCCGGCATGCCGGGGATGAGTCATCCGTTCAGCCTGGCGGTGGACCGCAGCATGGCCACCGCCAGCATCTACCTGGAGGTGGCCGCCGGGGTCACCACGTTCCTGCTGATCGGGCGCTATGTCGAGGCGCGGGCCAAGCGACGTGCCGGGGCCGCGTTGCGGGCGTTGCTGGAGCTCGGCGCAAGGGACGTCACGGTGCTGCGCGACGGCGCGCAGGTACGCGTCCCGATCGACCAGCTCGTCGTCGGCGACCAGTTCGTGGTCCGGCCGGGCGAGAAGATCGCCACCGACGGGGTGGTCACCGACGGCTCCTCGGCCGTCGACGTCAGCATGGTCACCGGCGAGTCCGTCCCGGTCGAGGTCGGCGTCGGCGACCCGGTCGTCGGCGCGACCGTGAACGTCGGCGGCCGGCTGGTGGTGACCGCGACCCGGATCGGCGCCGACACGCAACTGGCCCAGATGGCCCGGCTGGTGGAGCAGGCCCAGGCCGGCAAGGCCGCCGTCCAACGACTCGCCGACCGGATCTCCGGGGTCTTCGTACCGGTCGTGATCCTGCTCGCGGCCGGCACCCTCGGCTACTGGCTGGGCACCGGCGCCGGGCCGACGGTCGCCTTCACCGCCGCCGTGGCCGTCCTGATCATCGCGTGCCCGTGTGCCCTGGGCCTGGCCACCCCGACCGCGCTGCTGGTCGGCACCGGCCGCGGGGCCCAGCTCGGCATTCTGATCAAGGGGCCGGAGACCCTCGAGTCGACCCGGCGGGTGGACACCGTCCTGCTGGACAAGACCGGCACCGTCACCACTGGCCGAATGACGCTGGTCGACGTACATCCGGCGGCCGGCGAGGACCACGCGACGCTGCTGCGGCGCGCCGGAGCCGTCGAGGCGGCCTCGGAACACCCGGTCGCCCGGGCGGTGGCGCGGTCCGCCGCCGACCACGGGCCCCTGCCGGACGTACGGGACTTCGCCAACCTGCCCGGGCTGGGCGTGCGGGGCACCGTCGAGGGCGACACCGTGCTGGTCGGCCGGCCCGCGCTGCTGGCCACGGAGGGCCTGCGGGTGCCGGCCGAGCTGACCGTCGCCGCGACGGCCGCCGAGGCCACCGGGCAGACCGCGATCATGGTCGGCTGGGCGGGTGCGGCCCGCGGCGTACTGGCCGTCGCGGACGTCGTCAAGCCCACCAGCCGGCAGGCGGTCGCCGCGCTGCGCCAGCTCGGACTCGAGCCGGTCCTGCTCACCGGCGACAACGCCACCGTGGCCCGGGCCATCGCCGACCAGGTCGGCATCGACCGGGTGGTCGCCGAGGTGCTGCCGGCGGAGAAGGTGGCGGCGGTACGGCGGTTGCAGGCCGACGGCAAGGTCGTCGCGATGGTCGGTGACGGGGTCAACGACGCCGCGGCGCTCGCCCAGGCCGACCTCGGCCTGGCCATGGGCACCGGCACCGACGCCGCGATCGAGGCGTCGGACATCACCCTGGTACGCGGCGACCTGACCGCCGCCGTGGACGCGGTCCGGCTGTCGCGGCGCACCCTGCGGACGATCCGGGTGAACCTGTTCTGGGCCTTCGCGTACAACGTGGCCGCGTTGCCGCTGGCCGCCGCCGGGCTGCTGAACCCGATGATCGCCGGCGCCGCGATGGCGTTGTCCTCGGTCTTCGTGGTGACCAACAGCCTGCGGTTGCGTCGCTTCCGGACGGGCGGGGTGGAGCACCGTCCGCTGCCGGCCGACCGGGTCACCGACCGGCCGGCAGCGGGACGTGGCCAGCCGGCGGCGACCCGGTAG
- a CDS encoding metal-sensitive transcriptional regulator has product MTSQPVRGYTASKDQLQARLRRIEGQVRGIERMVDEDRYCIDVLTQISAIQAALDKVALGLLDGHARHCMHEGSVAGRADEMAAEMMAAVGRLMKRG; this is encoded by the coding sequence ATGACCAGCCAACCCGTACGCGGCTACACCGCTTCCAAGGACCAGTTGCAGGCCCGGCTGCGCCGGATCGAGGGGCAGGTACGCGGCATCGAGCGGATGGTCGACGAGGACCGCTACTGCATCGACGTGTTGACCCAGATCTCAGCGATCCAGGCCGCCCTGGACAAGGTCGCGCTGGGCCTGCTCGACGGGCACGCCCGGCACTGCATGCATGAAGGGTCGGTCGCGGGCCGGGCCGACGAGATGGCCGCCGAGATGATGGCTGCGGTCGGCCGGCTGATGAAGCGCGGCTGA
- the mltG gene encoding endolytic transglycosylase MltG, with the protein MTDELDLSFERPRAAARRPRAGDRRQRATAGRATAGERRPRSDGGNRRRGARRRSTGGRGWAVAVGVVVAVALAGLGGGAYLYGPDRLIGAVFTLDYSGTGTGETTIEVQAGQTATDIAETLVAAGVVRSTGAFVAAAAAEPRSQGIQPGRYTVRREMKAEAALAMLLDLANKATNQVTVPEGRSTVQTLDLLAQATGIPVAQFQEAAEDPVALGVPESWFTRTDGKESVRSVEGFLYPDTYALEPEMTAAQILQAMVRRFLAVTEELDFAGRVTAERGGISPYEALIVASLAQAEAGTEEDLGKVARVAYNRAYGDFPCGCLEMDVTVNYWLEATGQPTKTSAEMTQDELLGVDNPYSRKLRGMIPTPINNPGRLALNGAMAPPAGDWFFFVAIDKDGRSAFAETYDEHLRNEATARANGVL; encoded by the coding sequence GTGACCGACGAACTGGATCTCTCCTTTGAGCGACCACGGGCCGCTGCCCGCCGGCCCCGCGCCGGGGACCGCAGACAGCGAGCCACTGCCGGTCGGGCCACCGCCGGCGAGCGCCGGCCCCGATCCGACGGCGGAAATCGTCGGCGCGGTGCCCGGCGGCGGAGCACCGGTGGTCGCGGCTGGGCCGTCGCCGTCGGCGTGGTCGTCGCCGTCGCCCTCGCCGGGTTGGGCGGTGGCGCTTACCTGTACGGCCCGGACCGGCTGATCGGCGCCGTGTTCACCCTGGACTACAGCGGCACCGGCACCGGCGAGACGACCATCGAGGTCCAGGCCGGGCAGACCGCAACCGACATCGCCGAGACCCTGGTCGCCGCCGGCGTGGTCCGCAGCACCGGGGCCTTCGTCGCCGCTGCCGCCGCCGAGCCGCGCAGCCAGGGCATCCAACCGGGCCGGTACACGGTGCGCCGGGAGATGAAGGCCGAGGCGGCGTTGGCGATGCTGCTCGACCTGGCCAACAAGGCCACGAACCAGGTGACCGTGCCGGAGGGGCGCAGCACCGTGCAGACGCTGGACCTGCTGGCCCAGGCGACCGGTATACCGGTCGCCCAGTTCCAGGAGGCGGCTGAGGATCCGGTGGCGCTCGGCGTACCGGAGTCGTGGTTCACCCGCACCGACGGCAAGGAGTCGGTCCGATCGGTCGAGGGCTTCCTCTACCCGGACACCTACGCGCTGGAGCCGGAGATGACCGCAGCGCAGATCCTGCAGGCGATGGTGCGCCGCTTCCTGGCCGTCACCGAGGAGCTGGACTTCGCCGGGCGGGTCACCGCCGAACGGGGTGGCATCTCCCCGTACGAGGCGCTGATCGTCGCCTCGCTGGCCCAGGCGGAGGCGGGGACCGAGGAGGACCTGGGCAAGGTGGCCCGGGTGGCCTACAACCGGGCGTACGGCGACTTCCCGTGCGGCTGCCTCGAGATGGACGTGACCGTCAACTACTGGCTGGAGGCGACCGGCCAGCCCACCAAGACCTCCGCCGAGATGACCCAGGACGAACTGCTGGGGGTGGACAACCCGTACAGCCGCAAGCTGCGCGGGATGATCCCCACCCCGATCAACAACCCCGGCCGGCTCGCTCTCAACGGCGCCATGGCTCCGCCCGCCGGGGACTGGTTCTTCTTCGTGGCGATCGACAAGGACGGCCGGTCGGCGTTCGCCGAGACCTACGACGAGCACCTGCGCAACGAGGCGACCGCCCGGGCCAACGGCGTCCTGTGA
- a CDS encoding NYN domain-containing protein has protein sequence MDHVRVALYLDFDNVFIGLFKLDPAVAIQFASNPGDWLARLLSLPAPGGSRRWLILRCYLNPAGWVAHRNAAGEQERVYFSRFRPSFVRAGFDVIDCPRYNATKNGADIRIVIDAIDALTADTPYEEFVIASGDSDMTPLLQRLRRSDRRTMIVSPADAADAFVSIADRVLDSEQLLALVQGEPVTLDGDIREPDGDDRDADAADPGAVPRRDTGPSADDDVRSAAYATLRTIVTTEYDATATPINMASLAQRLRGELGQVITESNWFGFGSFARAVESLRLPNLRMSQHLIWDDDRHQAPEQGTVTGHGGVLPEPVERLAELLNLPRIPQDWWPPIYQTLADYAASHQFNLTQCTSWSRDQLHDQGVPVSRGAVAFVVRGTSYGGRPLHGQPPPSADQIGAAFVANVLNRADAAGIAFDEGESGQVRDWLGAARPGPADPD, from the coding sequence GTGGATCATGTGCGGGTCGCGCTCTACCTTGATTTCGACAACGTGTTCATCGGCCTGTTCAAACTGGATCCGGCGGTGGCGATCCAGTTCGCCAGCAACCCGGGCGACTGGTTGGCCCGGCTGCTGTCGTTGCCCGCACCGGGCGGCTCCCGGCGGTGGCTGATCCTGCGCTGCTACCTCAACCCGGCCGGTTGGGTGGCGCACCGAAACGCGGCAGGCGAGCAGGAACGGGTGTACTTCTCCCGGTTCCGGCCGTCGTTCGTCCGGGCCGGCTTCGACGTGATCGACTGCCCCCGGTACAACGCGACGAAGAACGGTGCCGACATCCGGATCGTCATCGACGCGATCGACGCCCTGACCGCAGACACCCCGTACGAGGAGTTCGTCATCGCCTCGGGCGACTCCGACATGACGCCGCTGCTGCAGCGGCTGCGCCGGTCCGACCGGCGGACCATGATCGTGTCCCCGGCCGACGCGGCCGACGCCTTCGTCTCGATCGCCGACCGAGTGCTCGACAGCGAGCAGCTGCTCGCCCTGGTCCAGGGCGAGCCGGTCACCCTCGACGGCGACATCCGCGAACCGGACGGCGACGACCGGGACGCGGACGCGGCCGACCCCGGTGCCGTCCCCCGCCGGGACACCGGCCCGAGCGCGGACGACGACGTCCGATCGGCGGCGTACGCCACGCTGCGGACGATCGTCACCACCGAGTACGACGCCACCGCGACCCCGATCAACATGGCGTCGCTCGCCCAGCGGCTACGCGGCGAGCTGGGTCAGGTGATCACCGAGAGCAACTGGTTCGGGTTCGGCAGCTTCGCCCGGGCGGTGGAGAGCCTGCGGCTGCCGAACCTGCGGATGTCGCAGCACCTGATCTGGGACGACGACCGGCACCAGGCACCGGAGCAGGGGACCGTCACCGGTCACGGGGGTGTCCTGCCCGAACCGGTGGAACGCCTGGCCGAGCTGCTCAACCTGCCCCGGATTCCGCAGGACTGGTGGCCGCCGATCTACCAGACACTGGCCGACTACGCCGCCTCGCACCAGTTCAACCTGACCCAGTGCACCAGCTGGTCCCGGGACCAGCTGCACGACCAGGGGGTCCCGGTCAGCCGGGGGGCCGTCGCGTTCGTCGTGCGCGGCACCTCGTACGGCGGCCGGCCGCTGCACGGGCAACCGCCGCCGTCGGCCGACCAGATCGGCGCGGCCTTCGTGGCCAACGTACTGAACCGGGCGGACGCCGCCGGGATCGCCTTCGACGAAGGGGAGAGCGGGCAGGTCCGCGACTGGCTGGGCGCCGCCCGCCCCGGCCCGGCCGACCCGGACTGA
- a CDS encoding amphi-Trp domain-containing protein yields the protein MDIYEDARTVSRADLAAWLRQLASQLDASGQVFYGAGGTISVADQVRCELEIEQEGPDEFAIEIEFSWVNPKPVEAPKPVEAAGADEAPAPAESSSGNEDPAGD from the coding sequence ATGGACATCTACGAGGACGCCCGGACCGTTTCCCGGGCCGACCTGGCCGCCTGGTTGCGACAGCTGGCGAGCCAGCTCGACGCCAGCGGTCAGGTCTTCTACGGCGCTGGCGGCACCATCAGCGTCGCGGACCAGGTCCGCTGCGAGCTGGAGATCGAGCAGGAAGGGCCGGACGAGTTCGCCATCGAGATCGAGTTCTCCTGGGTGAACCCGAAGCCGGTTGAGGCGCCGAAGCCGGTCGAGGCTGCGGGCGCTGACGAGGCGCCAGCGCCGGCCGAGTCCTCGTCGGGGAACGAGGACCCGGCCGGGGACTGA